The following proteins are encoded in a genomic region of Cryptomeria japonica chromosome 11, Sugi_1.0, whole genome shotgun sequence:
- the LOC131050969 gene encoding very-long-chain aldehyde decarbonylase GL1-4 isoform X2, whose translation MASKPGPLTGWPWEKLGNFKYLLLSPLVIKAVHTNFLGGQEADNISLVLLLLVATQYLHNQLWISVSRYQNARSKHQIQSKSIHFEQVDRERTWYHSLHHSQVHTNFCLFMPLYDYLYGTADKSSQTLYETSRKGRKEKVDLVYLTHATSLLSFFHLRFGFASFAAKPYSTKWYMWILWPISNAIMIFLWLFGQSFIAEKNRLNDMHLQTWVIPRYTFQYSMPSERAKINKLIEDSILEAEKKEVKVISLGLLNQSEDLNGGGELFLKRHKNLKARMVDGSTLVAAVVLNSIPSKTGEVFMCGGTSKVGSAILCLLSQRGVSIQLLTESREQLDQMKSTVPSQFQQQIIPVNSYQAGKNCKIWIVGRWVSGEDQMKAPKGALFIPFQPFPIPRTRKDCFYYSTPAMRVPANLENVHTCENWLPRRVMSAWRVGGMVHALQGWNHHECGQTMNTADINKVWEAALKHGFLPFNMSLT comes from the exons ATGGCATCTAAGCCGGGACCACTTACAGGATGGCCATGGGAGAAACTTGGCAACTTCAag TATCTGCTTCTCTCCCCTCTGGTGATCAAAGCAGTACACACCAATTTTCTAGGAGGACAAGAAGCGGACAACATTAGTTTGGTGCTGCTTCTTTTGGTGGCAACTCAATACCTCCATAACCAACTGTGGATTAGTGTTTCTCGCTATCAGAATGCACGGAGCAAGCATCAAATACAATCTAAAAGTATCCACTTTGAGCAAGTTGATAGAGAGAGAACCTG GTATCACTCTCTTCACCATTCACAAGTTCATACCAACTTCTGTCTGTTCATGCCTCTCTATGATTACCTTTATGGGACAGCCGATAAGTCGTCCCAGACTCTCTACGAGACTTCACGGAAAG GGCGAAAGGAAAAGGTCGATTTGGTGTATCTCACTCATGCAACAAGTTTGCTTTCATTTTTCCATTTAAGATTTGGGTTTGCTTCATTTGCTGCTAAGCCATACTCTACCAAATGGTATATGTGGATTTTATGGCCGATTAGCAATGCCATCATGATCTTTCTTTGGCTCTTTGGACAAAGTTTTATAGCTGAGAAAAATCGATTAAATGATATGCATTTGCAAACATGGGTTATTCCGCGATACACATTCCAG TATTCAATGCCTTCTGAACGAGCAAAGATAAATAAGCTTATTGAGGATTCCATTTTAGAAGCAGAGAAAAAAGAAGTCAAAGTTATCAGTTTAGGCCTCCTCAACCAG AGTGAGGATCTTAATGGAGGAGGGGAGCTGTTTTTGAAAAGGCACAAGAACTTAAAAGCCCGTATGGTAGATGGGAGTACTCTTGTAGCCGCTGTAGTATTGAATTCGATCCCATCGAAGACAGGTGAAGTATTCATGTGTGGGGGCACGTCAAAAGTTGGATCTGCAATTCTCTGCCTCCTATCTCAAAGGGGAGTCAGTATTCAG CTTCTTACGGAATCAAGAGAACAGTTGGATCAAATGAAATCAACTGTCCCATCCCAATTCCAGCAACAAATCATCCCTGTAAACAGCTATCAGGCGGGCAAGAACTGCAAG ATATGGATTGTTGGGAGATGGGTAAGTGGGGAAGACCAGATGAAGGCACCCAAGGGAGCCCTCTTTATTCCCTTTCAGCCATTTCCAATACCTAGGACTCGTAAGGACTGCTTTTACTACAGCACACCTGCAATGAGAGTGCCTGCCAACCTGGAAAATGTGCACACCTGTGAG AACTGGCTGCCAAGGAGAGTAATGAGCGCATGGAGAGTGGGAGGAATGGTGCATGCATTACAAGGATGGaatcaccatgaatgtggacaaaCTATGAATACTGCAGACATCAACAAAGTGTGGGAGGCTGCACTTAAACATGGCTTTCTTCCCTTCAACATGTCACTTACTTAA
- the LOC131050969 gene encoding very-long-chain aldehyde decarbonylase GL1-4 isoform X1, with product MASKPGPLTGWPWEKLGNFKYLLLSPLVIKAVHTNFLGGQEADNISLVLLLLVATQYLHNQLWISVSRYQNARSKHQIQSKSIHFEQVDRERTWDNYILMYTFIWFLVHAYIPGASNLPLWNTKGFIVFFLAHIGPSEFLYYWAHRALHHHLLYNLYHSHHHSSFVTEPITSVVHPFAEHLMYIAIFSIAPLATLFTKTPSIGVTFVYLMWFDFMNNMGHCNFEFVPNWAFRIFPPLKFLMYTPSYHSLHHSQVHTNFCLFMPLYDYLYGTADKSSQTLYETSRKGRKEKVDLVYLTHATSLLSFFHLRFGFASFAAKPYSTKWYMWILWPISNAIMIFLWLFGQSFIAEKNRLNDMHLQTWVIPRYTFQYSMPSERAKINKLIEDSILEAEKKEVKVISLGLLNQSEDLNGGGELFLKRHKNLKARMVDGSTLVAAVVLNSIPSKTGEVFMCGGTSKVGSAILCLLSQRGVSIQLLTESREQLDQMKSTVPSQFQQQIIPVNSYQAGKNCKIWIVGRWVSGEDQMKAPKGALFIPFQPFPIPRTRKDCFYYSTPAMRVPANLENVHTCENWLPRRVMSAWRVGGMVHALQGWNHHECGQTMNTADINKVWEAALKHGFLPFNMSLT from the exons ATGGCATCTAAGCCGGGACCACTTACAGGATGGCCATGGGAGAAACTTGGCAACTTCAag TATCTGCTTCTCTCCCCTCTGGTGATCAAAGCAGTACACACCAATTTTCTAGGAGGACAAGAAGCGGACAACATTAGTTTGGTGCTGCTTCTTTTGGTGGCAACTCAATACCTCCATAACCAACTGTGGATTAGTGTTTCTCGCTATCAGAATGCACGGAGCAAGCATCAAATACAATCTAAAAGTATCCACTTTGAGCAAGTTGATAGAGAGAGAACCTG GGACAACTATATTCTCATGTACACCTTCATCTGGTTTCTAGTTCATGCATACATTCCAGGCGCCTCTAATCTTCCTCTCTGGAACACAAAGGgcttcattgttttttttttggcCCATATTGGGCCATCTGAATTCTTGTATTACTGGGCACATAGAGCTCTTCATCACCACTTGCTGTATAATCTTTACCACTCTCATCATCACTCTTCTTTCGTCACAGAACCCATCACAT CTGTAGTGCATCCGTTTGCAGAGCATTtgatgtatattgcaatattctcaATTGCTCCACTGGCTACTCTTTTCACCAAAACTCCTTCTATTGGTGTAACATTTGTCTACTTAATGTGGTTTGATTTCATGAACAATATGGGCCACTGCAACTTTGAATTTGTTCCCAACTGGGCATTTAGGATCTTCCCTCCTCTTAAGTTCCTAATGTACACACCCTC GTATCACTCTCTTCACCATTCACAAGTTCATACCAACTTCTGTCTGTTCATGCCTCTCTATGATTACCTTTATGGGACAGCCGATAAGTCGTCCCAGACTCTCTACGAGACTTCACGGAAAG GGCGAAAGGAAAAGGTCGATTTGGTGTATCTCACTCATGCAACAAGTTTGCTTTCATTTTTCCATTTAAGATTTGGGTTTGCTTCATTTGCTGCTAAGCCATACTCTACCAAATGGTATATGTGGATTTTATGGCCGATTAGCAATGCCATCATGATCTTTCTTTGGCTCTTTGGACAAAGTTTTATAGCTGAGAAAAATCGATTAAATGATATGCATTTGCAAACATGGGTTATTCCGCGATACACATTCCAG TATTCAATGCCTTCTGAACGAGCAAAGATAAATAAGCTTATTGAGGATTCCATTTTAGAAGCAGAGAAAAAAGAAGTCAAAGTTATCAGTTTAGGCCTCCTCAACCAG AGTGAGGATCTTAATGGAGGAGGGGAGCTGTTTTTGAAAAGGCACAAGAACTTAAAAGCCCGTATGGTAGATGGGAGTACTCTTGTAGCCGCTGTAGTATTGAATTCGATCCCATCGAAGACAGGTGAAGTATTCATGTGTGGGGGCACGTCAAAAGTTGGATCTGCAATTCTCTGCCTCCTATCTCAAAGGGGAGTCAGTATTCAG CTTCTTACGGAATCAAGAGAACAGTTGGATCAAATGAAATCAACTGTCCCATCCCAATTCCAGCAACAAATCATCCCTGTAAACAGCTATCAGGCGGGCAAGAACTGCAAG ATATGGATTGTTGGGAGATGGGTAAGTGGGGAAGACCAGATGAAGGCACCCAAGGGAGCCCTCTTTATTCCCTTTCAGCCATTTCCAATACCTAGGACTCGTAAGGACTGCTTTTACTACAGCACACCTGCAATGAGAGTGCCTGCCAACCTGGAAAATGTGCACACCTGTGAG AACTGGCTGCCAAGGAGAGTAATGAGCGCATGGAGAGTGGGAGGAATGGTGCATGCATTACAAGGATGGaatcaccatgaatgtggacaaaCTATGAATACTGCAGACATCAACAAAGTGTGGGAGGCTGCACTTAAACATGGCTTTCTTCCCTTCAACATGTCACTTACTTAA